The following are encoded together in the Diabrotica undecimpunctata isolate CICGRU chromosome 7, icDiaUnde3, whole genome shotgun sequence genome:
- the LOC140445140 gene encoding uncharacterized protein, translated as MCNLHGTLDYLRRRQYRKSSTKINNLKYKTNQYNNNRILSTQTNNDLTSNNLNHNSSHIPSSYNNSIEVSNLSEQIMNNFSSSFSTSSLNESTNHTPSPNTSFSSDPGDYSTTSAQHSFYTPFINYSTTVFSTNETNLLQKGFKFNPPLDSRKQHLKNLELLGAECESILTSVPNDHTEEIRDKLKVLFRKDMVKSNNTHNHRAAFRSNNNFKHVIKSINQKITENNLTITKADKGNTVVVLNTSDYNKKVLKFIDDNKFITKAVNIKSFTNKVKTLINDSNEVLDAITKKKLSPNKSIIPRLYGLLKIHKTNIFEDIPIRPVVSFSNSPTFALATYLNQFLKTLYNNKFEYVVNNNLSLANKLTSLKFSTGDILISLDITNLFTNIPTQEVISIITMDLWNNNYPPNQIIEYAELLNICLSQNFFNFNNETFVQPDGLAMGSPLSPILADIFLNDLESNKIMNNNPFSNYIKFYSRYVDDTFIVWGGSLDNLHSFLDYLNQLHHTIKFTLEIQDDSNSLNFLDLTLTLNNSTIILDIYRKPTHTGTVIPADSHHPIQHKMAAFYSYINRLISLPLTLTSFNKELKIIQQIALNNGYSINLVNKILHKKTNRMLEHQVYTQHSNEMVEQKPYRSLTYIGDLSYKIAKVFDDYINISFKTASNLGLTFLNNKDKRNSLEYSGVYKLSCHTCNACYIGRTFRSFNIRLREHLRYIERPTSGQSHFSQHIRHKNHSFDPQTDFTILHTCNKGSLLNNLEHLEILKSLKNHTAETLNAQLELEYTPVYSVLI; from the coding sequence ATGTGCAATCTGCATGGTACATTGGATTACCTTAGGAGGAGACAGTACAgaaaatcaagtacaaaaatcaaTAATTTAAAGTACAAAACTAACCAATACAATAATAATAGAATTTTAAGTACACAAACTAATAATGACCTAACATCAAATAATCTTAATCACAATTCTTCACATATACCTAGCTCTTATAATAATTCTATAGAGGTTTCAaatctttcagaacaaataatgaataatttttcttcttccttttctACTTCTAGTCTGAACGAGTCAACCAATCATACCCCTAGTCCAAATACATCTTTTTCTTCTGACCCAGGCGATTACTCAACAACCTCTGCACAACACTCCTTTTATACACCATTCATTAACTACTCAACAACTGTGTTTTCAACCAATGAGACCAACTTGCTCCAAAAGGGATTTAAATTTAACCCCCCCCTAGATTCTAGAAAACAACACCTAAAAAATCTAGAGTTACTTGGAGCAGAATGTGAAAGTATCTTAACATCAGTCCCAAATGACCACACAGAAGAAATCAGGGATAAACTAAAGGTTTTATTTAGAAAAGATATGGTAAAATCAAACAATACTCATAACCACAGAGCTGCTTTCAGATCTAATAACAACTTCAAACATGTCATAAAATCCATTAATCAAAAAATAACAGAGAATAATCTAACAATAACAAAAGCAGATAAAGGTAATACAGTAGTTGTCTTGAATACCTCTGATTACAATAAAAAAGTATTGAAATTCATTGATGACAATAAGTTCATAACTAAAGCAGtcaatattaaatcttttaccaatAAAGTTAAAACCTTAATCAATGACAGTAATGAAGTACTAGATGCTATcaccaaaaagaaactttcacCTAACAAATCAATTATTCCTCGATTATATGGACTAttgaaaatacataaaacaaacATTTTCGAAGACATCCCAATTAGACCGGTTGTATCTTTTTCGAACTCTCCAACATTTGCCTTAGCAACATATTTAAATCAATTCCTTAAAACATTATACAATAATAAATTTGAATATGTAGTTAATAATAATCTAAGTTTAGCCAATaaattaacttcattaaagttttccACAGGTGACATACTGATATCCTTAGATATCACtaatctatttacaaatatcccaACACAAGAAGTCATTAGTATAATTACTATGGACTTGTGGAATAACAATTACCCTCCTAATCAAATAATTGAATATGCAGAGCTTTTGAATATTTGCCTGAGCCAgaattttttcaatttcaataacGAGACATTTGTGCAACCAGATGGACTAGCAATGGGTTCCCCTCTATCCCCAATTCTCGCAGATATCTTTTTGAATGATCTTGAATCTAACAAAATAATGAATAACAATCCTTTTTCTAATTACATCAAGTTCTATTCGAGATACGTAGATGACACATTTATTGTATGGGGTGGTTCTCTTGATAATCTACATTCTTTCTTAGATTACCTTAATCAATTACACCACACCATAAAATTTACACTGGAGATTCAAGATGACTCAAATAGCTTAAATTTCTTAgatttaacattaacattaaataatagcACGATTATCCTTGATATTTATAGAAAGCCAACTCATACTGGTACAGTTATACCAGCTGACTCACACCATCCTATTCAACACAAAATGGCAGCATTCTACAGTTACATTAATCGTTTAATATCGTTACCATTAACTTTAACATCAttcaataaagaattaaaaattattcaacaaatagctttaaataatggttattcaattaatctagtgaataaaattttacataaaaagactAATAGAATGTTAGAACACCAAGTATATACACAACATTCTAATGAAATGGTGGAACAAAAACCTTACAGATCTTTAACATACATAGGTGATCTTTCTTATAAGATAGCTAAAGTCTTTGATGACTACATAAACATCTCTTTTAAAACTGCCTCTAATTTAGGATTGACTTTCTTAAATAACAAAGATAAACGTAACTCACTTGAGTATAGCGGAGTGTATAAGTTGAGCTGCCATACCTGCAATGCATGCTATATTGGTAGAACCTTCAGATCCTTCAATATTAGACTAAGAGAACATCTTAGATATATAGAACGTCCAACATCGGGTCAATCACACTTCTCCCAACATATCCGACATAAAAACCACAGCTTTGATCCACAAACAGATTTCACAATCCTCCATACTTGTAACAAAGGCTCATTACTCAATAACTtggaacatttagaaatattaaaatctctaaaaaatcacacagctgaaactttaaatgcacagttagaactagagtacacaccagtatactcagtattgatataa